One window of the Papaver somniferum cultivar HN1 unplaced genomic scaffold, ASM357369v1 unplaced-scaffold_115, whole genome shotgun sequence genome contains the following:
- the LOC113329274 gene encoding probable inactive serine/threonine-protein kinase bub1: MAEAEEQQQQLLLSSTISDIKNYTGDDPLRPWLRGIRRMKQSLPPQIYNQKLPRFLQKCVQTFQNDRLYRNDTRYIQIWIQLMDLVDDPKGLLKKMEMNKIGAKKALFYQAYALYFEKRKKYDEAENMYHLGVTNLAQPIEKLKKTYIEFLERMAQRKKKKAQRDELTAGKVCKSILHPPKKIGESGEGFGDGDSSSAKEVLGATKSKIFFKPLASGDRKSSKESSFCSDETVVGKFVGTAFVGKSEAEAACHHGLVDPTINLKDAMDAINSMFREPLDIEPVRRKKLNKNPTKVEERMTSGFEVFVDEGMDDGEKYSGQGKENGDAPPVAVASNPVKEATLKKIETRKPLQETFEIFVDDEEGSGSSEGNGDGFVFLTPTLATDDSDDEVAESAPAPRLLRREDTVVGRFVGSTILDDHVEVENACHHGLVEPTVNMKEAMDDINDMFGKPLDFGRATRPKKFGNLPNKKKDYGGFSILPDDSMEQQQQAQPMKQAELPSNKMDFGGFSILADDDMEQQPQRQVKNQAKLPNNKMESGGFSILPDDDVEQQPEPQLKKQAKLPTNKMETGSEYDLHEPTVFTKQAMDDINEMFGKPLW, from the exons ATGGCAGAGGCGGAGGAGCAACAACAGCAACTCTTACTATCTTCCACGATCTCCGACATCAAAAATTACACCGGAGATGATCCGCTCCGGCCATGGCTCAGAGGAATTCGGAGAATGAAACAATCATTACCACCTCAAATCTACAACCAAAAATTACCTAGATTCTTACAGAAATGTGTTCAGACTTTCCAGAATGATCGTCTTTATCGAAATGATACTCGTTATATCCAGATTTGGATTCAACTG ATGGATCTGGTGGATGATCCAAAAGGGTTATTGAAGAAAATGGAGATGAATAAAATTGGGGCAAAAAAAGCTCTATTTTATCAAGCTTATGctttgtattttgaaaagaggAAGAAATACGATGAGGCTGAGAATATGTATCATTTGGGAGTCACTAA TCTTGCACAACCTAttgaaaaattgaagaaaacGTATATTGAGTTCCTTGAACGCATGGCacaaaggaagaaaaagaaggcTCAG CGGGATGAATTAACAGCAGGCAAGGTTTGTAAGAGCATATTGCATCCTCCCAAGAAGATTGGAGAATCTGGAGAAGGCTTTGGCGACGGTGATTCTTCTAGTGCCAAGGAAGTCTTGGGAGCTACAAAGTCTAAAATTTTCTTTAAGCCGTTAGCAAGCGGTGATAGGAAATCAAGTAAAGAGAGCTCATTTTGCAGTGATGAAACGGTTGTGGGGAAGTTTGTAGGGACGGCCTTTGTCGGAAAATCTGAAGCAGAAGCTGCATGTCATCATGGTTTAGTGGATCCCACCATCAACTTGAAGGATGCCATGGATGCAATAAATAGCATGTTTCGGGAACCTTTAGATATAGAACCAGTTCGCAGGAAGAAACTGAATAAAAATCCGACCAAAGTGGAAGAGAGAATGACTAGTGGATTTGAGGTATTTGTTGATGAAGGCATGGATGATGGAGAGAAATATTCTGGTCAGGGCAAAGAAAACGGTGATGCACCACCTGTTGCAGTTGCTTCCAATCCTGTAAAAGAAGCAACGTTGAAGAAGATTGAAACACGAAAACCTCTACAGGAGACCTTTGAAATAtttgttgatgatgaggaaggtagTGGAAGTAGTGAAGGAAATGGTGATGGTTTCGTATTCTTAACTCCCACGCTTGCCACGGATGACTctgatgatgaagttgcagagagtgcACCGGCGCCACGCTTGCTACGGAGAGAGGACACAGTTGTTGGTCGGTTTGTTGGTTCTACTATTTTAGACGATCATGTGGAGGTGGAGAATGCTTGCCACCATGGATTAGTAGAACCCACAGTCAATATGAAGGAAGCTATGGACGACATAAATGACATGTTTGGGAAACCATTAGATTTCGGGAGGGCAACTAGACCAAAGAAGTTTGGGAACTTACCAAATAAGAAAAAGGATTATGGTGGGTTTTCCATACTGCCAGATGACAGCATGGAACAGCAACAACAAGCTCAGCCGATGAAGCAAGCAGAGTTACCAAGTAACAAAATGGATTTTGGTGGGTTTTCCATACTTGCTGATGACGATATGGAACAGCAACCACAACGACAAGTGAAGAACCAAGCGAAGTTACCAAATAACAAAATGGAGTCTGGTGGGTTTTCCATACTTCCTGATGATGATGTGGAACAGCAACCAGAACCACAACTGAAGAAACAAGCGAAGTTACCAACTAATAAAATGGAGACTGGCAGTGAGTATGATTTACATGAGCCAACTGTATTTACAAAGCAGGCCATGGATGATATAAATGAGATGTTTGGCAAACCATTGTGGTAG
- the LOC113329275 gene encoding non-classical arabinogalactan protein 30-like: MASQKLFSVLSLLLLLSIAFAFANASPLYKKPEAAPKMKVGKPEYHKHEVEVASTPSYDDEDDDEDKKISVVVEGVVYCQSCKAAGTWSLTGAKAIEYAKVSVVCKDHKGRVSFYKTFNTDVNGYFYAELEGFKMDHYILDHPLHSCGVHLVSSPLSHCNKLTNINYGINGSPLRYENKRLFGSHYEAVVYAAGPLAFRPEQCY; encoded by the coding sequence ATGGCAAGCCAAAAGCTTTTCTCAGTTCTCTCATTGCTTCTGTTGTTATCTATAGCTTTTGCTTTTGCAAATGCTTCACCATTATACAAGAAGCCAGAAGCAGCACCAAAGATGAAAGTCGGGAAACCGGAGTATCATAAACACGAGGTGGAGGTTGCTTCGACACCCTCgtatgatgatgaagacgatgatgaagacaagaagatttccgTAGTTGTGGAAGGTGTTGTTTACTGCCAATCCTGCAAAGCAGCAGGCACATGGTCTTTGACGGGAGCTAAAGCGATCGAATATGCGAAAGTCAGTGTTGTTTGTAAAGACCATAAAGGCAGAGTTAGCTTCTACAAGACTTTCAATACCGATGTGAACGGGTACTTTTACGCTGAGCTTGAAGGATTCAAGATGGATCATTACATCTTGGATCATCCTCTTCATTCATGTGGAGTTCATCTTGTTTCTTCTCCACTTTCTCATTGCAACAAACTTACCAATATCAATTATGGAATCAATGGGTCTCCTCTTCGATACGAAAACAAGAGGTTGTTTGGATCACATTATGAAGCTGTTGTTTACGCTGCCGGACCGTTAGCTTTCCGCCCTGAGCAGTGCTACTGA
- the LOC113329130 gene encoding probable inactive receptor-like protein kinase At3g56050, translating into MGVKLQRNLGMEELWRWRWRRLICIGLLVLGSCVDSCLSLNDEGISLLRFRERVGRDPYGVLLNWKFSDGAENPCSWFGVKCSTDDKVISLDLKDLSLEGTLAPEIRNLVYMKSIILRNNSFSGIIPLGIGELKELKVLDLGFNNFDGPLPSNLGDSLSLVILLVDNNKNLGRIEKSQLSSLWQVSHSIRRAITWSIAQVGEVARRSLLRAVNAPRSLEIDALKSISGKQTHSSVSPALSPFSQPPTPSPAPAHVRPFFPPIDHSAFLAAPPPIVPNIHSTSAFPSPPERTGAHSKKYLPIVSVAIGASFLSIAAIVVLLCRSKKVVSVKPWVTGLSGQLQKAFVTGVPKLKRSELETACEDFSNIIGSSSDGTMYKGTLSSGVEIAVTSTAVTSSKEWSKHHEGQFRKKIDVLSKVNHKNFVNLLGFCEEEEPFTRMMVFEYAPNGTLFEHLHIKEAEHLDWGVRLRIAMGIAYCLEYMHQLSPPVIVKNLQSTSIYLTEDYAAKISDLGFWSEATAVKMGSSDTENPLTPSVDTESNIYSFGIILLEMINGGLPCCVNDVQLVEWASDYLRKTRPVKDMVDSTLKYFHEENLEKLCEVIRSCINPDRKERPTIKDVTAQLREITAMTPDGATPKLSPLWWAELEIISTEAT; encoded by the exons ATGGGAGTGAAGTTACAG AGAAATCTTGGTATGGAGGAACTTTGGAGGTGGAGATGGAGGAGATTGATTTGTATAGGTCTGCTAGTGTTGGGTTCTTGTGTTGATTCTTGCTTGTCTCTCAATGATGAAG GGATATCACTATTGAGGTTTAGGGAGAGAGTTGGGAGAGACCCATATGGTGTTTTGTTGAATTGGAAGTTCAGTGATGGTGCAGAGAATCCTTGTTCTTGGTTTGGGGTCAAGTGTTCTACTGATGACAAAGTTATAAGCTT AGATTTGAAGGATCTTTCTCTGGAAGGAACACTGGCTCCTGAAATTCGTAATCTCGTGTACATGAAGTCCAT AATTTTGCGCAACAACTCATTTTCTGGAATAATCCCTCTTGGGATTGGAGAATTGAAGGAATTGAAGGTTTTGGACCTGGGATTCAACAATTTCGATGGACCTCTTCCATCAAACCTTGGCGATAGTTTGTCCCTTGTCATCCT TCTGGTGGACAACAATAAGAACCTAGGCAGAATAGAGAAAAGTCAGCTATCAAGCTTGTGGCAAGTATCTCATTCCATTCGAAGAGCCATTACATG GAGCATTGCCCAAGTTGGAGAAGTAGCGCGCAGAAGCCTTCTTCGAGCAGTGAATGCCCCTCGTTCCCTAGAAATCGATGCTTTGAAGAGTATATCAGGAAAACAGACTCACTCGTCAGTTTCGCCAGCTTTATCTCCATTTTCCCAGCCACCTACGCCCTCTCCAGCACCAGCACATGTTCGTCCGTTCTTTCCTCCTATAGACCATTCGGCTTTTCTTGCTGCTCCACCACCGATCGTTCCCAATATACATTCAACCTCAGCATTCCCCTCGCCACCAGAAAGAACAGGTGCCCATTCTAAAAAGTACTTACCAATTGTATCTGTAGCTATAGGGGCTTCATTTCTTTCTATTGCTGCTATTGTCGTTCTCCTCTGTCGAAGCAAGAAAGTAGTCAGCGTCAAACCCTGGGTCACTGGGTTAAGTGGGCAACTTCAGAAAGCATTTGTAACAG GTGTACCAAAGCTCAAGAGATCAGAGCTCGAAACAGCTTGTGAAGATTTCAGTAATATAATAGGCTCTTCGTCTGATGGAACAATGTACAAAGGAACCTTGTCGAGTGGGGTTGAAATAGCAGTGACGTCTACTGCGGTGACATCTTCCAAAGAATGGTCAAAGCATCACGAAGGGCAATTCAGGAAGAAG ATTGACGTATTATCGAAAGTTAACCACAAAAATTTTGTGAACCTTCTCGGATTTTGTGAGGAAGAAGAGCCTTTCACTAGGATGATGGTGTTTGAGTATGCTCCTAATGGAACGCTTTTTGAGCATCTGCACA TAAAAGAAGCAGAACACTTAGACTGGGGAGTACGGTTGAGGATTGCAATGGGTATTGCGTATTGTCTCGAGTACATGCATCAACTGAGCCCACCCGTAATAGTAAAGAACTTGCAGTCCACCTCTATCTATCTAACTGAAGACTATGCTGCAAAGATATCTGACTTAGGTTTTTGGAGTGAGGCAACTGCTGTTAAGATGGGATCATCTGACACAGAGAATCCGCTCACACCGTCTGTGGATACTGAGAGTAACATTTACAGTTTCGGAATCATATTACTAGAGATGATAAATGGTGGACTCCCTTGCTGTGTCAACGATGTCCAGCTTGTAGAATGGGCATCCGATTACTTGAGGAAGACCCGACCTGTCAAAGACATGGTGGATTCTACCTTGAAATATTTTCATGAGGAAAATCTCGAGAAACTATGTGAAGTGATTAGATCTTGCATCAATCCTGACCGAAAAGAAAGACCGACAATAAAAGACGTCACAGCTCAATTAAGAGAGATTACAGCAATGACACCAGATGGCGCAACACCTAAACTATCTCCTCTTTGGTGGGCAGAGCTCGAGATCATTTCTACTGAGGCAACCTAA
- the LOC113328987 gene encoding uncharacterized protein At3g28850-like produces the protein MWTPWKKNNPTRIHNSSPDFLCSSFKDIQNLCKEEEPSSQEKGTKVPKKVFHRVRIATSVLRSWNSWNSFSQQPNSPFLEPLNISLPGSEKRIVVYFTSLRVVRKTFEDCRTVRSILRGFRVFVDERDLSMDSGFLEELQEILGSKVQVTLPRVFIGGRYYGGAEDIRQLHETGELKKLIEGFPKVEPGVCEDCGGYRFHLCDQCNGSRKIYLEKGGGFKTCLSCNENGLTRCPTCASLEE, from the coding sequence ATGTGGACGCCATGGAAGAAAAACAACCCAACAAGAATTCACAATTCTTCACCAGACTTCTTATGTTCATCATTCAAAGACATACAAAATCTATGTAAAGAAGAAGAACCGTCATCACAAGAAAAGGGCACCAAAGTCCCGAAGAAAGTATTTCACCGTGTACGCATCGCAACATCCGTATTACGtagttggaattcatggaactcATTTTCACAGCAACCCAATTCTCCATTCTTAGAACCATTAAATATATCACTCCCCGGTTCGGAGAAACGTATAGTTGTTTATTTCACAAGTTTACGTGTAGTTCGTAAGACGTTCGAAGATTGTCGAACGGTTCGTTCGATTCTACGTGGATTTCGTGTTTTTGTAGACGAACGAGACTTGTCAATGGATTCTGGCTTCTTAGAAGAATTGCAGGAGATATTAGGATCTAAGGTGCAAGTTACATTGCCTAGGGTGTTTATTGGAGGCAGATATTACGGTGGTGCTGAAGATATTAGACAACTGCATGAAACTGGAGAATTAAAGAAGTTGATTGAAGGTTTTCCTAAGGTGGAACCAGGCGTATGTGAAGATTGTGGTGGGTATCGATTTCATCTCTGTGATCAATGTAATGGTAGCCGTAAGATATATCTTGAGAAAGGTGGAGGGTTTAAAACTTGTTTGAGTTGCAATGAGAATGGGTTAACTAGGTGTCCTACCTGTGCATCTTTAGAAGAGTGA